In Fundulus heteroclitus isolate FHET01 chromosome 16, MU-UCD_Fhet_4.1, whole genome shotgun sequence, a single genomic region encodes these proteins:
- the LOC118566343 gene encoding zinc finger BED domain-containing protein 1-like encodes MAERIVDAPSSVKADVWAHFGFKVNEKSQGLDKTNAICKYCNGVVRYTGNTTNLRAHLQRHHADKLEAPKTQQKPVDPKQMTLDNATYKFPSTSPRAIRITDSLVRFICLDLRPYCVVENRGFRYMVNTLEPRYVIPTRRYITDIAVPKKYEEVKERVKTSLSSAARVALTCDGWTSRATESYVTITCHFITEDWELKAFVLQTRAMHESHTGTNIAELLKTALDEWGIAAKDPAIVTDNAANMTIAAELTGMLHFKCFAHTLNLASQRALKLPNVARLLGRMNARTST; translated from the exons ATGGCTGAAAGAATAGTTGATGCGCCTTCGTCTGTAAAGGccgacgtttgggcacattttggttttaaagtcAATGAAAAAAGCCAAGGACTtgacaaaacaaatgcaatatGCAAGTATTGTAATGGTGTAGTACGCTATACTGGAAACACGACCAACTTGCGGGCTCACCTGCAGAGGCACCACGCTGACAAGCTAGAAGCACCAAAGACGCAGCAGAAACCTGTAGACCCGAAGCAAATGACTTTGGACAACGCCACGTATAAGTTTCCATCTACCTCACCCCGTGCCATCAGGATTACCGACTCACTGGTGCGTTTTATCTGCCTGGATTTGCGTCCTTACTGCGTTGTTGAAAATAGAGGATTTCGGTACATGGTAAATACGCTGGAGCCACGTTACGTCATCCCAACCCGTCGCTATATTACAGATATAGCTGTGCCGAAGAAGTACGAAGAAGTGAAAGAACGTGTCAAAACTTCGCTAAGTTCAGCTGCAAGAGTGGCCCTGACGTGTGATGGGTGGACGTCTCGAGCCACAGAATCATATGTGACGATCACGTGTCATTTCATTAccgaggactgggagctgaagGCGTTCGTTTTACAAACGCGAGCCATGCATGAGAGCCATACGGGGACCAACATAGCGGAGTTACTGAAAACGGCGCTGGATGAGTGGGGCAtagcagccaaagacccagccATCGTCACAGACAATGCAGCTAACATGACCATCGCAGCTGAGCTAACTGGTATGTTGCATTTCAAGTGCTTTGCCCACACTCTTAACCTGGCATCACAACGCGCACTGAAGCTTCCCAATGTGGCCCGTTTGTTAGGACGA ATGAACGCCAGGACATCTACATGA